One region of Bradyrhizobium betae genomic DNA includes:
- a CDS encoding recombinase family protein, whose translation MTSRQPAKRRASPFANAFERAGPSPASVRKVRCAVYTRKSSEEGLDMDFNSLDAQRESCEAYITSQRAEGWTPVPDRYDDGGFSGGTLERPALKRLIAAVQTGKIDVIVVYKIDRLSRSMLDFLNLVEMFERNGVTFVSVTQSFNTKDAMGRMALNILVTFAQFERELIGERIRDKVAASRKRGKWMGGWTPLGYEVRDRKLLIHETDAERVRSIFQRFVQLKSATLLARELVAANERTRYGHLLDKGVLYKILHNRVYLGEAVHKGTSYPGEHEAIIDQKLWNQVHAILKQSPRKRANNSRAQTPALLRGLLFGPDGAAMSPTHTRKSGRLYRYYISQTAMKQGRSDCPVKLVPAAEIERIIIDQVRQLLQTPEVIVQTWRALRKQNPGVTEGDVRSALLGFDELWDELFPAEQARIVELLVERIDMYADRIDITLKVQGLTSLSSELKPPPFQQAAE comes from the coding sequence ATGACTTCCCGCCAACCGGCAAAGAGGCGAGCCAGTCCGTTCGCTAACGCCTTCGAGAGGGCAGGCCCAAGCCCCGCTTCCGTCCGGAAGGTCCGCTGTGCGGTCTATACCCGCAAGTCGAGCGAGGAAGGTCTCGACATGGACTTCAATTCGCTCGATGCGCAGCGAGAATCCTGCGAGGCATACATCACGAGCCAGCGAGCTGAGGGTTGGACACCAGTCCCGGATCGCTACGATGATGGCGGCTTCTCGGGAGGCACGCTGGAAAGACCGGCGTTGAAACGACTTATCGCGGCTGTCCAGACCGGCAAGATAGACGTCATTGTCGTCTACAAGATCGATCGACTTTCGCGCTCAATGCTCGACTTTCTCAATCTTGTCGAGATGTTCGAACGCAATGGGGTGACGTTTGTCTCAGTCACCCAATCGTTTAACACCAAGGATGCCATGGGCCGCATGGCGCTGAACATCCTGGTGACCTTTGCCCAGTTCGAGCGCGAGCTGATCGGAGAGCGCATTCGTGACAAGGTCGCAGCCTCTCGCAAGCGCGGCAAATGGATGGGTGGTTGGACCCCGCTGGGCTACGAAGTCCGCGATCGCAAATTGCTCATTCACGAGACCGATGCGGAGCGGGTTCGGTCCATCTTTCAGCGATTCGTGCAGCTGAAGTCTGCGACCCTCCTGGCGCGAGAGCTTGTCGCGGCAAACGAACGAACGCGATACGGACACCTCCTGGATAAGGGGGTGCTCTATAAGATCCTCCACAACAGGGTGTATCTCGGAGAGGCTGTTCATAAGGGCACCTCATATCCCGGCGAGCACGAAGCGATCATCGATCAGAAACTCTGGAATCAGGTCCACGCCATTCTCAAGCAGAGTCCACGCAAGCGCGCCAACAATAGCCGGGCACAAACCCCTGCCCTGCTGAGGGGGCTGTTGTTCGGACCCGATGGCGCGGCGATGTCGCCAACCCACACCCGGAAGTCCGGTCGTCTTTATCGCTATTACATCAGCCAGACCGCGATGAAGCAGGGTCGGTCAGATTGCCCTGTCAAGCTGGTGCCAGCCGCCGAGATCGAGCGCATCATCATCGATCAGGTCCGCCAACTGCTGCAGACCCCGGAAGTCATCGTTCAGACCTGGCGCGCTCTGCGCAAACAAAATCCTGGTGTCACCGAAGGCGATGTGCGGAGCGCGCTGCTTGGCTTTGACGAGCTCTGGGACGAGCTGTTTCCGGCAGAACAGGCGCGCATTGTCGAGCTGCTCGTCGAGCGCATCGACATGTATGCGGACCGGATTGATATCACCTTGAAGGTCCAGGGCCTGACCTCGCTCTCCTCGGAATTGAAACCGCCGCCCTTTCAGCAGGCCGCCGAATGA
- a CDS encoding DUF2924 domain-containing protein, whose product MKPSMLAQLAALKGATAPVLKARWRELFDSEPPAYNRRFLESRLAYRIQELAHGGLNRETTERLKAMARQYADQKPADRKARPLLRPVAGTKLIREWESVEHCVTVRHDDFEYLGRPYKSLSSVARQITGTKWNGWVFFGLKNSVGK is encoded by the coding sequence ATGAAACCGTCTATGCTGGCGCAATTGGCCGCACTTAAGGGCGCCACTGCCCCCGTATTGAAGGCCCGCTGGCGCGAACTCTTTGATTCCGAGCCGCCGGCCTATAACCGCCGTTTCTTGGAGAGCCGGCTCGCCTACCGCATTCAAGAACTGGCCCATGGCGGCCTAAACCGGGAAACCACCGAGCGACTCAAGGCCATGGCCAGGCAATATGCAGACCAGAAGCCGGCGGATCGCAAGGCCCGCCCTCTATTGCGGCCTGTCGCCGGGACCAAGCTGATCCGCGAATGGGAAAGCGTAGAGCACTGCGTCACGGTCCGCCATGACGACTTCGAATATCTCGGCCGTCCCTACAAATCCCTGTCCTCCGTCGCCCGCCAGATCACGGGCACCAAATGGAATGGCTGGGTCTTCTTCGGCTTGAAGAACTCGGTGGGCAAATGA
- a CDS encoding helix-turn-helix transcriptional regulator gives MKVHLEQSQRLRAIEAAKYLRVSRSTLAKWRMAKVGPPHHRCGSRLVYYFVYEIDAWLAACDAAASGHSQ, from the coding sequence ATGAAAGTGCATCTAGAACAAAGCCAACGGCTGCGCGCCATTGAAGCAGCAAAGTATCTTCGCGTAAGCCGATCCACGCTCGCCAAGTGGCGTATGGCCAAGGTCGGGCCGCCTCACCATCGTTGTGGGTCTCGCCTGGTTTATTACTTCGTTTATGAAATTGATGCCTGGTTGGCCGCCTGTGACGCCGCGGCAAGTGGTCACTCGCAATGA
- a CDS encoding helix-turn-helix domain-containing protein: MPVTPLETLLAHKVINLAVELSGAEKRVAGALIDHFNRRTGQCDPSLNTLADLIGMSRRTVMRAVARLERLGLFRKVRHGGKFHRNSYEPIWSSFREAEDRWNDRRRSRKQKFASLGVSPSTGPTRHPEGDGHGHQTYSSNPLYKTLAVKRHEGSIARVAPVASSATKLPRKEFEASNARAPTTSSADVARIAAERRWSDNLRCELSTKVAVYGAIVDFIDEPLRIAATEAELNCRGAGLRLILQRYRDSAAEIGGRDE, encoded by the coding sequence ATGCCGGTCACTCCACTTGAAACGCTTCTCGCTCACAAGGTCATAAATTTGGCCGTCGAACTCTCGGGAGCAGAAAAGCGGGTGGCCGGCGCGCTAATTGATCATTTCAACCGTCGCACAGGGCAGTGCGACCCGAGCCTCAATACGCTTGCTGATCTTATTGGCATGAGCCGTCGTACGGTTATGCGTGCGGTCGCCCGTCTGGAACGGTTGGGTCTTTTTCGTAAGGTGCGGCACGGTGGGAAGTTTCACCGTAATAGTTACGAACCAATCTGGTCCTCGTTTAGAGAAGCCGAAGATCGATGGAATGATCGGCGCAGGTCTCGGAAGCAAAAGTTTGCGTCGCTCGGAGTGTCACCTTCGACGGGGCCGACGCGACACCCTGAGGGTGACGGGCATGGCCACCAAACCTATTCTAGCAATCCATTATATAAAACCTTAGCAGTCAAACGCCATGAAGGTTCGATTGCGCGAGTAGCGCCAGTTGCAAGCTCGGCGACGAAGTTGCCCAGGAAGGAGTTTGAAGCATCCAACGCTAGAGCGCCAACGACGTCTTCCGCAGACGTGGCGCGTATCGCTGCCGAACGGCGATGGAGCGACAATCTCCGATGCGAGCTGTCGACGAAAGTCGCGGTGTACGGAGCGATCGTCGATTTCATTGACGAGCCGCTACGCATTGCTGCCACGGAAGCTGAACTCAACTGTCGCGGTGCTGGGCTGCGACTAATCTTGCAGCGTTACCGCGATAGTGCCGCCGAGATAGGTGGCCGTGATGAGTAG
- a CDS encoding site-specific DNA-methyltransferase, with protein MTQVTYPEEANARLQIEYWPLDRLIPYARNARTHSPAQVAEIAGSIRSFGFSNPILVSEDADIIAGHGRLAAARKLGLTEAPVVVLRGLTEVQRRQLVLADNRIALNSGWDSKMLSLELADLSALGADLASIGFSKKELAAALSRVESGLTDENDTPSMVEVAVSRSGDIWRLGPHRVACGDSRDAALVHSLLAGALPQLMVTDPPYGVEYDPEWRHRRGVNNSKRTGKIRNDEIADWEPTWSLYPGEIAYVWHGALRSSIVAESLLKSGFSIRAQIIWAKDRLVMSQGDYHWQHEPCWYAVRKKGNWTGDRKQTTVWNISSGGQDAETKHSTQKPVECMRRPMLNNSSPGQAVYEPFLGSGTTLIAAQSCGRICLASEIDPLFVDVAIRRWQAFTGEKAIRERDGAFFETLEQETLSPDGARDPMA; from the coding sequence ATGACACAAGTGACGTACCCAGAAGAAGCGAACGCACGACTTCAGATCGAATACTGGCCGCTTGATCGGCTGATCCCCTACGCGCGTAATGCGCGCACCCATAGCCCCGCCCAGGTCGCTGAGATCGCTGGAAGCATTCGCTCCTTCGGCTTTTCGAATCCGATCCTCGTCAGCGAAGACGCAGATATCATCGCGGGACACGGCCGGCTGGCCGCTGCTCGCAAGCTCGGTCTGACGGAAGCGCCCGTCGTGGTCCTGCGAGGATTGACGGAGGTGCAGCGCCGCCAGTTGGTGCTTGCCGACAATAGGATTGCGCTAAATTCAGGCTGGGACAGCAAGATGCTAAGCCTCGAACTGGCCGACTTGTCTGCGTTGGGTGCCGATCTCGCATCTATTGGCTTCAGCAAGAAAGAGTTGGCGGCCGCGCTGTCACGGGTCGAAAGCGGCTTAACGGACGAGAACGATACCCCCTCAATGGTCGAGGTCGCGGTCTCCCGATCTGGTGACATCTGGCGGCTCGGTCCGCATCGCGTTGCGTGCGGCGATAGTCGAGACGCTGCTCTCGTCCATTCACTGCTGGCTGGTGCCTTGCCTCAATTGATGGTCACCGATCCACCCTATGGCGTCGAGTACGACCCGGAATGGCGTCATCGGCGCGGCGTCAACAATTCGAAGCGTACCGGCAAAATCCGCAACGATGAGATCGCCGACTGGGAGCCTACCTGGAGTTTATATCCAGGCGAGATTGCTTATGTTTGGCATGGAGCTTTACGGTCGTCCATCGTAGCCGAAAGCCTTCTGAAGAGCGGCTTTTCGATTCGCGCGCAAATCATCTGGGCCAAGGACCGCTTGGTCATGAGTCAGGGAGACTATCACTGGCAGCATGAGCCCTGCTGGTATGCGGTCCGGAAGAAGGGCAACTGGACCGGCGATCGCAAGCAAACAACCGTCTGGAATATCAGCAGTGGCGGGCAGGATGCCGAAACCAAGCATTCGACCCAAAAGCCGGTCGAATGCATGCGCCGGCCAATGCTGAACAACTCAAGTCCCGGACAGGCGGTGTACGAACCCTTCCTTGGAAGCGGAACGACCCTGATCGCGGCGCAATCGTGTGGACGCATCTGCTTGGCATCCGAGATCGATCCATTATTCGTCGATGTCGCGATCCGCCGATGGCAAGCCTTCACAGGTGAGAAAGCAATTCGTGAACGAGATGGCGCGTTCTTCGAAACGCTGGAGCAGGAGACTCTATCGCCGGACGGCGCTCGCGATCCCATGGCGTGA
- a CDS encoding phage terminase small subunit P27 family, whose translation MIGTDMRGRRPKPTRIKALTGNPGKRPLNVHEPRPEPALPECPPQLNSVARGEWARLTGELSKLGLITHLDRGALATYCGAYAMWAEAMEQIQKFGTMVKSPTGYPIQSPYLAIANRQAEIMMRIASEFGFTPASRSRIVTPPPDQLPLFDGLSREDEDANDAS comes from the coding sequence GTGATCGGAACGGATATGCGTGGCCGTCGTCCAAAACCAACGAGGATCAAGGCTTTGACGGGTAACCCGGGGAAACGCCCCCTCAATGTGCACGAGCCGCGGCCTGAACCCGCGCTACCTGAGTGCCCACCGCAACTCAATTCAGTTGCGAGGGGGGAATGGGCGCGACTGACCGGCGAGCTTTCAAAGCTCGGCCTCATAACTCACCTCGATCGCGGCGCCCTGGCTACCTATTGCGGCGCCTATGCGATGTGGGCAGAAGCGATGGAGCAGATTCAAAAGTTCGGTACGATGGTCAAATCACCGACAGGATATCCGATACAGTCTCCCTACCTGGCAATCGCCAATCGACAGGCGGAAATCATGATGCGCATCGCGTCGGAGTTCGGTTTCACGCCTGCAAGCCGCAGTCGGATAGTGACCCCTCCGCCAGATCAACTGCCGCTCTTCGACGGATTAAGTCGGGAAGACGAAGATGCTAACGATGCCTCATGA
- a CDS encoding DUF4011 domain-containing protein, with the protein MACFFHNLSYAIAAGSPEVEAVFSRIYFGREREEFSGHSARPDHKNGLTKDNSRKILRESGGYGAFQSGVLRLIAAERGNSDRLLPAQRRAAGSFHRRQDLGPLKACSMGKPSSSDGLDALVRTRIENLRPKLLDLSRRNPLISTKLGPRSNSHLRAVDELPDVLFFKLCNGDQLQFVPLPPIDEDPRDEQTATFRDALINARLTDDAYVAAMEAVDRDGDDYLDKTRAAERDLRDRLRQQLGMAPRVQKSEVNLSQHAKNNGILPSYDLPPIDAEHADGRHTDDKIQMLLLPSDLERKLNAIISKSRTWLQETGTNVLQVAFGFLEWAEVERSESSFAPLILLQVEVKRTRTPQGAKYFLAGTGDEPELNAVLAEKLRLDFSVEMPKFEGASVEAYLADMGKVLPKGKKWRVRRQVAIGVFPSARMAMYHDLDPSQSDFPQNEIVQSLLAGSESAGASPFAEEYGIDEPEIEAKVPCLVMDADSSQFSVLVDIADGRNLAVEGPPGTGKSQTIVNVIAAALAENKKVLFVAEKLAALNVVKARLEAVGLGEFLLPLQAEKSTREQVIESVRARLDMQKTSAVRGYDSKIEEYRRIRQELAEYIELLTTEFDRSGLTVHAILGKSIATSDRLSSIPSETLELCKLRPEMQTATGLAGFAQLGQQIEKAHAETLNAGPSWKDTRLVHPERFIVEEACAIAKRASGEALELASALKALEPWTLEKETRPSLEALRKSLAACLDHLRQHSTELVRNVLAEGRAELLASFLKQCADLSASVDRIGSELSEVPDATVLEKIRQLEIICEREPLAEIGEEALTETLQANLESAKRAREIAAKLAPLVAAYEAAKNWALDDIGRAHALCRDVGREALSMRSGKLSEYNAHYHLRRLCEEGRQLQQQRTSLSERMSLSVDIPTEQLIACATSLRTAGPFGFLSSRYREAKRIFMAISRSPKYSKIDALQNLDELVAFRRKSDDFVRQSEATGLFGLYYRGLDTDFEPFGRAARFFEVLSTEFGGHEQTSLREFLRDGALNQLELLPAIPKTGISISFASLDERIAAAEYEAARLKNVIAELRPVAKVVTNQQIGLVEIRDVRLRLEALLSERERLEDHQPIRELLSEKFDGHRTRREHLEALSDWAKSVANHVPLIRVILDRGEPAEVSDAIGVALSADDKLTETLTKLADVAKIEVLTLTRGRSLPELASVLEQASLDGNGLFAFAAFATALTDAGPEGLMPLIQEKLKQGSLNGLGLQAEALAMRQLAKAVFVQLGRKLARYRGAKLEELRVALAEKDREIIHLSRAQLRAKVKATARPPMGHGVGRKSTWTDMALIENEISKKKRFIPVRDLTQRAGEALIELKPCWMMSPLAVAQYVPKGSVQFDLCIIDEASQMPPESAIGALLRCSQALVVGDTNQLPPSNFFRSVIEDEEVDEDEAVLNESVLEMANGAFRPARRLRWHYRSRHSGLIKFSNRLVYDDALIVFPSPTETNARMGVEFRAVKGRYKAGTNPVEAKVMIDAIVEFMLTDPDRSLGIVTLNQKQRDLIIEEFEYAIANNRSVQKYLDTWRDRNDGLEEFFIKNLENVQGDERDVIFIGTVYGAEEPGARVMQRFGPINGLAGKRRLNVLFTRAKQKIVTFSSMTAADIEAEENSNPGAHMLKRWLEYSASGVLDAGDITEREADSDFEIFVADQIRAMGCAPVAQVGVAGYFVDIGVRHPDWPHGFVLGVECDGATYHSAKSARDRDRLRQEILEGLGWKLHRIWSTDWFNNPRQEAEKLRAAIASQLAALKLREKEFSKALQPLRDAKADEEEVGQPVRQLGGPIVVPSLRELPSPSSERRIEIGDTVRFRYLTDDKRVINVTISQGQSDTSQGIVHHLTPVASALLGAEEGDEIEVLVGSYIRPAIIESVSKGSAQRDTAN; encoded by the coding sequence TTGGCCTGCTTCTTCCATAACCTCTCATACGCGATCGCAGCTGGCTCGCCGGAAGTCGAAGCCGTGTTCTCACGGATCTACTTTGGTCGTGAAAGAGAAGAATTTTCTGGACACAGCGCACGGCCGGATCATAAAAACGGATTAACTAAGGATAACTCGCGGAAAATACTGCGAGAATCTGGGGGCTATGGTGCATTTCAGTCTGGGGTTCTTCGTCTCATTGCCGCGGAGCGCGGCAACTCGGACAGGCTATTGCCCGCTCAACGTCGCGCCGCAGGTTCATTCCATCGGCGGCAAGATCTCGGACCATTAAAGGCTTGTTCCATGGGGAAACCGTCCAGCTCTGACGGACTAGATGCGCTCGTCCGCACTAGAATCGAGAATCTTCGTCCAAAGCTGCTCGATCTGAGCCGCCGTAACCCCCTCATTTCAACCAAACTAGGGCCGCGCTCGAATTCTCATTTGAGGGCCGTAGACGAGCTCCCTGACGTCCTGTTCTTCAAGCTGTGTAATGGAGATCAGCTGCAGTTCGTACCTCTTCCGCCCATCGACGAGGATCCTCGTGACGAGCAGACGGCTACTTTCAGGGACGCGCTAATCAATGCGCGGCTAACAGACGACGCCTATGTCGCTGCCATGGAAGCCGTGGATCGAGACGGCGATGACTATCTCGATAAAACTCGCGCCGCGGAGCGCGACCTCAGAGATCGGCTGCGGCAGCAACTCGGAATGGCCCCTCGTGTACAAAAGTCCGAGGTGAATCTTAGTCAGCATGCCAAGAACAACGGGATACTCCCCTCTTACGATCTGCCGCCGATCGATGCCGAGCATGCCGACGGGCGGCATACTGACGATAAGATTCAGATGCTGTTGCTCCCGTCCGATCTGGAACGCAAGCTGAACGCAATCATTTCTAAGAGCCGGACCTGGCTGCAGGAAACCGGTACGAATGTGCTTCAAGTTGCGTTCGGGTTCTTGGAATGGGCGGAAGTCGAACGGAGCGAAAGTTCGTTCGCGCCCCTCATCCTCCTGCAGGTAGAAGTGAAGCGCACGCGGACGCCGCAGGGGGCCAAATACTTCCTTGCTGGCACTGGAGATGAGCCGGAGCTAAATGCCGTACTCGCCGAGAAGCTGAGGCTCGATTTTTCCGTCGAAATGCCAAAGTTCGAGGGCGCCTCAGTCGAGGCCTATCTAGCCGACATGGGAAAAGTTCTCCCTAAAGGAAAAAAGTGGCGGGTTAGGCGCCAGGTGGCCATTGGTGTCTTTCCCTCTGCTCGAATGGCAATGTATCACGATCTCGATCCCAGTCAGTCGGACTTTCCGCAAAACGAGATAGTGCAGTCACTGCTCGCCGGCTCAGAGTCCGCTGGTGCTTCTCCCTTTGCGGAAGAATATGGGATTGATGAGCCGGAAATCGAGGCCAAAGTACCGTGCCTGGTTATGGACGCTGACTCATCGCAGTTCAGTGTTCTGGTCGATATCGCCGATGGCAGAAATCTTGCTGTCGAGGGGCCGCCCGGCACGGGCAAGTCACAGACCATCGTGAATGTAATCGCAGCAGCTCTTGCAGAGAACAAGAAGGTTCTCTTTGTGGCAGAGAAGCTTGCTGCTCTGAATGTGGTCAAAGCCCGGCTCGAGGCGGTCGGGCTGGGTGAGTTCTTGTTGCCGCTTCAGGCTGAGAAGTCGACGCGCGAACAGGTGATCGAGTCGGTAAGAGCTCGACTTGATATGCAGAAGACGTCGGCCGTTCGGGGCTATGATAGCAAGATCGAAGAATACCGGCGCATCCGGCAAGAGCTTGCAGAGTACATTGAACTTCTGACGACCGAGTTTGATCGATCGGGATTGACGGTTCATGCCATTCTCGGAAAGAGCATTGCAACTAGCGATCGCTTGTCCAGTATTCCGAGTGAGACGCTCGAGCTTTGTAAGCTCCGGCCCGAGATGCAAACAGCGACTGGACTGGCTGGATTCGCTCAGCTCGGCCAACAGATCGAAAAGGCTCATGCCGAAACACTCAATGCGGGGCCGAGTTGGAAGGACACGCGGCTCGTTCATCCGGAGCGGTTCATAGTCGAAGAAGCATGCGCGATTGCGAAACGAGCTTCAGGCGAAGCATTGGAGCTCGCGTCGGCCCTTAAGGCGCTCGAGCCCTGGACTCTTGAAAAGGAGACTCGGCCCAGCTTAGAGGCGCTTCGCAAGTCGCTTGCCGCGTGCCTGGACCACTTGCGACAACATTCGACGGAACTAGTTCGAAACGTACTTGCTGAAGGTCGAGCGGAGCTACTCGCTTCATTTCTCAAGCAATGTGCCGATCTAAGCGCATCGGTAGATCGAATAGGCTCTGAGCTTTCGGAGGTGCCAGACGCGACGGTATTGGAAAAGATTCGGCAGCTCGAGATAATCTGTGAACGCGAGCCGCTCGCTGAAATTGGCGAAGAAGCTCTGACTGAGACGTTACAGGCGAACTTAGAGTCGGCCAAGAGGGCGCGTGAGATTGCGGCCAAATTGGCTCCGCTTGTGGCTGCTTACGAAGCCGCCAAGAACTGGGCGCTAGATGATATCGGCAGGGCGCACGCTCTGTGTCGGGATGTTGGCCGTGAAGCACTCTCCATGCGCAGTGGCAAACTCTCGGAGTACAACGCTCACTATCATTTGCGCAGGTTGTGCGAGGAGGGGCGGCAGCTACAGCAGCAGCGGACGAGCTTGTCGGAGCGCATGTCGCTCTCCGTTGACATTCCAACCGAGCAGCTCATTGCTTGCGCGACGAGCCTCCGAACCGCTGGCCCATTCGGATTCCTCTCGTCCAGGTATCGGGAGGCCAAGCGAATATTCATGGCGATTTCGCGCTCGCCAAAATACTCTAAGATAGATGCGCTCCAAAATCTCGATGAACTTGTTGCATTTCGGCGTAAGTCTGACGACTTCGTCAGGCAATCCGAAGCGACAGGCCTATTTGGGCTTTACTATCGTGGTCTCGATACCGACTTCGAGCCGTTCGGTCGTGCAGCGCGGTTCTTCGAGGTGCTATCTACAGAGTTTGGCGGCCACGAGCAAACCTCGTTGCGCGAATTCTTGCGTGACGGCGCGTTGAATCAGTTGGAACTGCTACCGGCAATTCCAAAGACCGGGATTTCGATCAGTTTCGCTTCTTTGGACGAACGGATTGCTGCTGCAGAGTATGAGGCAGCACGCCTTAAGAACGTCATCGCTGAGCTTAGGCCCGTCGCCAAGGTCGTAACAAATCAGCAGATCGGTCTCGTGGAGATCCGGGATGTTAGGCTGCGATTGGAAGCCCTGCTATCGGAGCGCGAGAGACTAGAGGACCATCAGCCAATACGAGAGCTCTTGAGTGAGAAGTTTGATGGACACAGGACGCGACGAGAGCACCTGGAGGCGCTGAGCGATTGGGCCAAATCGGTCGCGAATCACGTTCCGTTGATTCGGGTCATTCTTGATCGAGGGGAGCCGGCGGAGGTTTCCGACGCGATTGGTGTCGCACTCTCTGCAGACGATAAACTCACGGAGACTCTAACGAAACTAGCCGACGTCGCGAAGATTGAGGTCCTTACATTAACGCGTGGCCGCAGTCTGCCAGAACTGGCCTCTGTACTCGAGCAGGCGTCCTTGGACGGAAATGGCCTGTTCGCCTTCGCGGCCTTTGCAACCGCTCTCACGGATGCTGGTCCCGAAGGCTTAATGCCTCTTATTCAAGAAAAACTAAAGCAAGGCTCATTGAACGGGCTTGGTCTTCAGGCTGAAGCGCTTGCGATGCGCCAATTGGCTAAAGCTGTATTTGTACAGCTGGGCCGCAAGCTTGCTCGCTATCGAGGCGCAAAGCTAGAAGAGCTGAGAGTCGCTCTTGCTGAGAAGGATCGGGAGATTATTCATCTGTCGCGCGCGCAGCTTCGCGCCAAAGTAAAAGCGACCGCTCGCCCGCCTATGGGACATGGAGTGGGCAGGAAGTCCACATGGACAGATATGGCCCTGATCGAAAATGAGATCAGCAAGAAGAAAAGATTTATACCAGTCCGTGATTTGACACAGCGCGCAGGTGAGGCGCTGATCGAGCTTAAGCCTTGCTGGATGATGTCGCCGCTCGCGGTTGCCCAGTACGTGCCCAAAGGAAGCGTTCAATTTGACCTTTGCATTATCGACGAGGCATCTCAAATGCCTCCCGAATCTGCGATAGGGGCCCTGTTGCGTTGTTCCCAAGCGCTCGTGGTTGGAGATACCAACCAGCTTCCGCCGAGCAACTTTTTCAGGTCGGTGATAGAAGACGAGGAGGTAGACGAGGACGAAGCGGTTCTAAACGAGTCGGTCCTGGAAATGGCGAATGGCGCCTTCCGTCCAGCTCGGCGCTTGCGTTGGCATTATCGTTCTCGCCATTCGGGCCTCATCAAGTTCTCAAACAGGTTGGTCTATGATGATGCCCTGATCGTGTTCCCGTCTCCCACAGAGACGAACGCGCGCATGGGGGTGGAGTTTAGGGCTGTGAAAGGCCGCTATAAAGCCGGCACAAATCCCGTTGAAGCGAAGGTGATGATTGACGCTATCGTCGAGTTTATGCTGACGGACCCCGATAGGTCACTTGGCATCGTTACTCTAAATCAGAAGCAGCGCGATCTCATCATTGAAGAGTTCGAGTATGCTATCGCGAACAACCGCTCGGTTCAGAAGTATCTTGACACTTGGAGGGACAGAAACGACGGCCTCGAAGAATTCTTCATCAAGAATCTTGAGAACGTACAGGGTGACGAGCGCGACGTTATATTTATTGGAACGGTTTACGGAGCGGAGGAGCCGGGTGCTCGCGTAATGCAGCGCTTCGGCCCAATAAATGGGCTTGCCGGAAAGCGGCGTTTGAATGTTCTATTCACCCGGGCCAAGCAGAAGATCGTTACCTTCTCGTCTATGACTGCTGCCGATATCGAGGCGGAGGAGAACAGCAATCCTGGCGCGCACATGCTCAAGCGTTGGTTGGAGTATTCCGCAAGCGGTGTTCTCGACGCTGGGGATATTACTGAACGCGAGGCAGATTCGGACTTCGAGATCTTCGTCGCTGATCAGATTCGGGCGATGGGCTGCGCACCAGTAGCGCAGGTGGGGGTGGCTGGCTATTTCGTCGATATTGGCGTCCGCCATCCAGATTGGCCGCACGGATTCGTTCTTGGGGTAGAGTGTGACGGTGCAACTTATCATTCGGCCAAGTCAGCGCGCGACCGTGACCGGCTAAGGCAGGAAATTCTGGAGGGACTAGGTTGGAAGCTTCACCGAATTTGGTCGACCGACTGGTTCAATAATCCTCGACAGGAAGCGGAAAAGCTCCGTGCGGCAATAGCTAGTCAGCTTGCTGCCCTGAAGCTTCGGGAGAAAGAGTTTAGTAAGGCGCTCCAGCCGCTCCGCGATGCAAAAGCCGACGAAGAGGAAGTTGGGCAGCCTGTCAGACAACTGGGCGGCCCAATTGTCGTGCCTAGTTTAAGGGAGCTGCCGAGCCCTAGCAGTGAACGTAGGATTGAGATCGGTGACACCGTGAGATTTCGCTATCTGACTGATGACAAACGGGTCATCAACGTAACAATCAGCCAGGGACAGTCCGACACGTCTCAAGGGATTGTTCATCATCTCACGCCGGTCGCCTCTGCACTGCTGGGCGCGGAGGAAGGCGATGAGATTGAGGTGCTTGTTGGAAGCTATATCCGGCCAGCCATAATTGAGAGCGTTTCGAAGGGAAGTGCGCAGAGGGATACTGCGAACTAG